From a region of the Mercurialis annua linkage group LG1-X, ddMerAnnu1.2, whole genome shotgun sequence genome:
- the LOC126664821 gene encoding uncharacterized protein LOC126664821, which translates to MSMLDSFFNKGFKAAKCKTLLKLTMPRIKLLRNRREIQIKQMRRDIAKLLETGQEATARIRVEHIIREENMMAAQEILELFCELISVRLPIIETQRECPLDLKEAISSICFAAPRCADLTELLQVQMLFAAKYGKEFVAAASELMPECGVNRQLIELLSVRAPSPDVKLKLLKEIAEEHELDWDPAASETELLKKHEDLLNGPTQFSSGSKLSLPEEKHEEALNSVPDHAHNEQPDSDSDFEELDFPEVPKVTLRPSANAASAPEMLPIPPAALRGLEHDSSNISTISENLAEESHLETEDVTTEKPVATEDETANFTVGDKDEKQFLPFISPPSVSSIYYSGSRTSPPVSRTKSEVNVDLQDVIAAAQAAAENAERAAAAARSAATLARARISELTKKNSEKFPENNDENPFHVDIPDQSATEAKPQFDHQHSFDSANGESNYMEPHRQYLDRLPSELRDPPSFEKLKVEYDSPSDHVHQQQSDRHQQPQRLPSMDDDPYLYPNLFMSQNSKVGPSAQSTRDDHRSTHDA; encoded by the exons ATGTCGATGCTCGATTCTTTCTTCAATAAAGGCTTTAAAGCTGCCAAATG TAAAACCCTGCTCAAGTTGACTATGCCACGCATCAAGTTACTCAGAAATAGGAGGGAGATTCAGATCAAGCAAATGCGGAGAGACATTGCTAAACTTCTTGAAACTGGCCAAGAAGCCACTGCTCGCATTCGG GTCGAGCACATAATCAGAGAAGAGAACATGATGGCTGCTCAAGAGATTCTTGAGTTGTTTTGTGAGCTTATCTCTGTGCGCCTTCCCATCATTGAAACACAAAG gGAATGTCCTTTAGACTTGAAAGAAGCAATATCTAGCATCTGTTTTGCTGCACCAAGATGTGCGGATCTTACAGAGTTGCTGCAGGTTCAAATGCTTTTTGCTGCCAAGTATGGCAAGGAATTTGTAGCTGCTGCAAGTGAGCTTATGCCAGAATGTGGTGTCAATCGCCAG TTGATAGAACTGTTATCAGTTCGTGCTCCTTCTCCTGATGTAAAATTGAAGCTTCTAAAGGAAATTGCTGAAGAGCATGAATTAGATTGGGACCCAGCTGCTTCTGAAACTGAGCTTTTAAAAAAACATGAAGATTTATTG AATGGTCCAACACAATTTAGTAGTGGGTCTAAGTTGTCCCTTCCGGAAGAGAAACATGAAGAAGCATTGAACTCTGTTCCTGATCATGCTCATAATGAACAGCCAGATTCTGATTCAGACTTCGAGGAATTAGATTTTCCTGAGGTTCCTAAGGTGACTCTACGGCCAAGTGCAAATGCTGCCTCTGCACCTGAAATGTTACCTATACCACCTGCTGCACTGCGTGGACTTGAGCATGATTCATCAAATATATCCACCATTTCTGAAAATCTAGCAGAAGAATCTCATTTAGAAACTGAGGATGTGACTACAGAAAAGCCAGTGGCTACCGAGGATGAAACAGCCAACTTTACAGTTGGTGACAAGGACGAAAAACAGTTTCTGCCATTTATTTCTCCTCCATCGGTATCTTCTATATACTACTCTGGGAGTCGGACTTCACCTCCTGTATCAAGGACAAAAAGTGAGGTCAATGTGGATCTGCAGGATGTTATAGCTGCTGCTCAAGCTGCCGCAGAGAATGCTGAACGTGCAGCAGCAGCAGCTCGCTCAGCAGCTACTCTTGCACGGGCCAGGATTAGCGAGCTCACCAAGAAAAATAGTGAGAAGTTCCCCGAGAATAATGATGAGAATCCATTTCATGTAGATATTCCTGATCAATCAGCTACGGAAGCAAAGCCACAATTTGATCATCAACACTCTTTTGATAGTGCAAATGGGGAATCTAATTATATGGAACCGCATCGACAATATTTAGACCGCCTGCCATCAGAGTTGCGTGATCCTCCCTCCTTCGAAAAACTTAAAGTGGAATATGACTCTCCGAGCGATCATGTTCATCAGCAACAATCTGATCGTCATCAGCAGCCGCAGAGATTGCCCTCAATGGATGATGACCCATACTTATACCCGAATTTATTCATGTCACAGAACTCAAAAGTCGGACCCAGTGCCCAATCCACGAGGGACGATCATCGTTCAACCCATGATGCATGA